The genomic stretch CGTGGGAGATTCTCTACGCTTTGTTGGTCAGCTTTATTGGTCACACTAAGGAGTTGGAGGCATCGCCATGGTTACACAATTGCCTGACGGCACCGTCGAGTTTCGGTTTTATCGCCCGGGAGCCCGACACGTAACTCTCGCAGGTGACTTCAACGGCTGGAATACAACCAGCTTAGCAATGCAAATGGACAAAGACGGATGGTGGCGATACGTCATCCATCTTACCCCCGGCTGTTACCAGTTCCGCTATGTGGCCGACGGCGAGTGGCACACCGACTACGCCGCGTTCGGACTCGAACATGGACCGTTCGGGGTCAACTCGGTCGTCAAAGTTGAACCTGCTCCGGCTTCGAGAACGGCCACAGCGCGACCTCCAGTCCTTCGCTTCGTCAACAGCCGGGAAGCCGACGAGATCATGCTGGCCCCCGGCGCCGGCCGACAACTCGACTGGTCAGTGGACGAGACAGAAGAGGAACTCGCAGAG from Phycisphaerae bacterium encodes the following:
- a CDS encoding isoamylase early set domain-containing protein — translated: MVTQLPDGTVEFRFYRPGARHVTLAGDFNGWNTTSLAMQMDKDGWWRYVIHLTPGCYQFRYVADGEWHTDYAAFGLEHGPFGVNSVVKVEPAPASRTATARPPVLRFVNSREADEIMLAPGAGRQLDWSVDETEEELAEAFA